The following proteins come from a genomic window of Macadamia integrifolia cultivar HAES 741 chromosome 14, SCU_Mint_v3, whole genome shotgun sequence:
- the LOC122062047 gene encoding monooxygenase 2-like, with the protein MEKSEDIVIVGGGIAGLATALALKRVGIKALVLERSPELRKTGTALSLFPNAWLALEALGVAHKLTSIYSPLRRGFVTNVANGAIQQFTYTGISEKYSGPITVHRRALLETLAGELPTGTIRFSSKLTSIRTAAIDDEGSSGVILSLDDGTVIKAKVLIGCDGLHSVVASWLGLKEPVKANWSAIRGLAVFPEGHGYKKEEIYQFIDKGKRAGFVPLTDKELYWGMSYSSTIKGEETATDPKSLQKDVIENLAKDFPPSYLEVAQHADLATVSWAPLMFRYPWNLLFGQVYKGSITVAGDAMHPMTPDLGQGGCSALEDAVVLGRHLGNSFLLNGRRIVAIEAAKAIEGYVKERRWRAATLITGSYLSGWVQQGGSSSIMKFLRDTIFYKFLYRRVFDSIGYDCGKLPSVTSPSQSDDDQIKID; encoded by the exons atggaaaaaaGCGAGGATATAGTGATAGTTGGGGGAGGAATCGCTGGATTAGCGACGGCATTGGCCCTAAAGAGAGTTGGGATTAAAGCTTTGGTTCTGGAGAGATCACCAGAGCTGCGAAAAACAGGTACAGCTCTTTCACTCTTCCCCAATGCATGGCTTGCTCTGGAAGCACTCGGTGTTGCTCACAAACTCACCTCCATTTATTCCCCTCTCCGAAG GGGATTCGTCACAAATGTTGCCAATGGAGCTATTCAACAATTTACTTATACAGGGATTAGCGA GAAGTACAGTGGACCTATCACAGTGCACAGGAGAGCCTTGTTGGAGACACTAGCGGGAGAATTGCCCACTGGTACCATTCGTTTCTCTTCAAAGCTTACCTCCATCCGTACCGCCGCCATAGATGATGAAGGTTCTTCAGGTGTTATCTTAAGTCTAGACGATGGAACGGTCATCAAGGCCAAG GTCTTGATAGGGTGTGATGGGTTGCACTCAGTGGTAGCCAGCTGGTTAGGACTCAAGGAACCAGTGAAAGCAAACTGGTCAGCCATACGTGGTCTGGCAGTATTTCCTGAAGGCCATGGATACAAGAAAGAGGAAATCTATCAGTTCATAGACAAAGGCAAACGAGCTGGTTTTGTTCCCCTCACTGATAAAGAGCTCTATTGGGGCATGAGCTACAGTTCTACAATTAAAG GTGAAGAGACTGCAACAGACCCCAAGTCACTACAAAAGGACGTAATTGAGAACTTGGCCAAGGACTTCCCTCCATCATATTTAGAAGTAGCTCAACATGCTGATCTGGCAACAGTTTCATGGGCTCCATTGATGTTCAGATATCCGTGGAACCTATTATTTGGCCAAGTGTACAAGGGGAGCATCACGGTTGCAGGTGATGCGATGCATCCAATGACACCAGATCTGGGCCAGGGTGGTTGTTCAGCACTTGAAGATGCAGTCGTCCTTGGACGACACTTAGGCAATTCTTTCCTCCTAAATGGCCGACGGATTGTGGCCATCGAGGCAGCTAAAGCTATAGAAGGGTATGTGAAGGAAAGGAGATGGAGAGCTGCAACTTTGATCACAGGGTCTTATCTTTCAGGTTGGGTGCAACAAGGTGGTTCTAGTTCGATCATGAAGTTCTTGAGGGATACCATCTTCTACAAGTTTCTTTATCGTAGGGTTTTTGACAGCATAGGATATGATTGCGGGAAGCTTCCCAGTGTTACTTCGCCTTCTCAATCAGATGATGATCAGATTAAGATTGACTAG
- the LOC122061154 gene encoding probable mediator of RNA polymerase II transcription subunit 26c, with translation MDYDDFRSILRDSGVDIWTFIYTAISVASLDYGNELKDRRDGIIERLYTPMVRRCLNCDLDSNKESKKLQQQSRAEASIEKESSSPEGKGGFPSTPQSLDRDEDLDQSYEHSPIVDEETRILNIRDHLEDPDQSDDSVINLLQNLADMDITFKALKETDIGRHVNHLRKHSSNEVRRLVKQLVRRWKDLVDEWVKLNKPGETANSALIADGDSPQPNTLKSNHNVHHHQVPDFAYSPNPHNGSSGSDKNHSESELKGKAINPRRETQIKTPQSASATTSVTPNKQREQRESTIADPERLASARRRLQENYQEAQNAKKQRKIQVMDLHDIPKPKNSFFGKKGGFQARNW, from the exons ATGGATTATGATGATTTTAGATCGATTTTGAGGGATTCAGGGGTGGATATCTGGACTTTCATTTACACTGCAATCTCTGTTGCATCTTTGGATTACGGAAACGAATTGAAAGATCGAAGGGATGGAATCATTGAACGGCTTTACACACCAATGGTTCGTCGGTGTCTGAATTGTGATCTTGATTCGAATAAAGAGAGTAAAAAGTTGCAGCAACAATCGCGAGCAGAGGCTTCAATTGAAAAGGAAAGCAGCAGCCCCGAAGGAAAGGGAGGTTTTCCTTCGACTCCGCAGTCACTTGACAGGGATGAAGACCTAGATCAGAGCTATGAACACTCGCCGATTGTCGACGAGGAGACTAGGATTCTCAATATCAGGGATCATCTTGAAGATCCCGATCAG TCGGATGATTCTGTGATAAATCTGCTACAAAACCTAGCAGACATGGATATAACATTCAAAGCTCTCAAG GAGACGGACATCGGAAGGCATGTAAACCACTTGAGAAAGCATTCATCCAACGAAGTTCGTCGATTGGTTAAGCAACTCGTCAG AAGATGGAAGGATCTTGTTGACGAATGGGTGAAGTTGAATAAACCAGGAGAAACAGCAAATTCTGCACTCATTG CTGATGGAGACTCCCCTcaaccaaacaccctaaaaagCAATCATAACGTTCATCATCACCAG GTTCCTGATTTCGCTTACTCTCCGAATCCACACA ATGGAAGTTCTGGTTCAGATAAGAATCACTCAGAGTCAGAGTTGAAAGGAAAAGCCATTAATCCTAGGAGGGAAACTCAAATTAAGACACCCCAATCTGCCTCTGCAACTACTTCTGTTACTCCAAAT AAACAGAGAGAACAGAGGGAGAGCACCATTGCTGATCCTGAAAGGCTAGCTTCAGCAAGGAGACGACTTCAAGAAAACTACCAAGAAGCCCAGAATG cgaaaaagcaaagaaagatTCAAGTCATGGACCTTCACGAcataccaaaacccaaaaattcattttttgggAAGAAAGGTGGATTCCAGGCGAGGAATTGGTGA